A DNA window from Desulfovibrio legallii contains the following coding sequences:
- the epsC gene encoding serine O-acetyltransferase EpsC, producing MKTQNAVIATSMPLLDSLVERLCHPDSLDAVWHRPAQGAAMPSLKDLAEILERLRAAIFPGYFGPAQVRRESMRYHLAANLDSIYRLLSEQVVRGFCFGCAGQENPCASCETEGQDAALTFMDRLPEIRRLLAGDAQAAYEGDPAATSPGETIFCYPSLRAMFHHRIAHELYKLKVPLIPRMISEMAHASTGIDINPGAAIGEEFFIDHGTGVVIGETAVIGRSCRLYQGVTLGALSFPKNPDGTLTKGIPRHPILQDNVTVYAGATILGRVTIGRGAVIGGNVWVTQDVPDGGRLAQEKPHD from the coding sequence ATGAAAACACAAAATGCCGTCATCGCCACCAGCATGCCCCTTCTGGACAGCCTGGTGGAACGCCTTTGCCATCCCGATTCCCTGGACGCCGTGTGGCACCGCCCGGCCCAGGGCGCGGCCATGCCCTCCCTGAAGGATCTGGCGGAAATTCTGGAGCGCCTGCGCGCGGCCATCTTTCCCGGCTATTTCGGCCCGGCCCAGGTGCGGCGCGAATCCATGCGCTACCACCTGGCCGCCAACCTGGACAGCATCTACCGCCTGTTGAGCGAACAGGTGGTGCGCGGCTTCTGCTTCGGCTGCGCGGGGCAGGAAAATCCCTGCGCCTCCTGCGAAACCGAAGGCCAGGACGCGGCCCTGACCTTCATGGACCGCCTGCCGGAAATCCGCCGCCTGCTGGCCGGCGACGCCCAGGCCGCCTATGAGGGCGACCCCGCCGCCACCAGCCCCGGCGAAACCATCTTCTGCTACCCTTCGTTGCGGGCCATGTTCCACCACCGCATCGCCCATGAGCTCTACAAGCTCAAGGTGCCGCTCATTCCGCGCATGATTTCGGAAATGGCCCACGCCAGCACGGGCATTGACATCAACCCCGGCGCGGCCATAGGCGAGGAATTTTTCATTGATCACGGCACCGGCGTGGTCATCGGAGAAACCGCCGTCATCGGGCGCAGCTGCCGCCTCTATCAGGGCGTGACCCTGGGCGCGCTGTCCTTTCCCAAGAATCCCGACGGCACGCTGACCAAGGGCATTCCCCGCCACCCCATTCTGCAGGACAACGTCACGGTTTATGCCGGGGCCACCATTCTGGGGCGGGTAACCATCGGCAGGGGCGCAGTCATTGGCGGCAATGTCTGGGTGACGCAGGACGTGCCCGACGGCGGCCGACTGGCCCAGGAGAAACCGCATGACTGA
- a CDS encoding cupin domain-containing protein, giving the protein MDMNIQNIGKRLRRLRKAKGLTMRELSGMVGCSESLLSKIETDKVDPSLKTLHNITTALGVSISALFSEPEPTRVVYRSKERPQLRMPAKTHGGGVVLERIIPHTPDHMLECNIHIIAPGDGSDGSIGHEGEEVGYVLEGQVELVVDGASYMLSPGDAFAFRSELPHSYMNKGTVTARILWTNTPPTF; this is encoded by the coding sequence ATGGACATGAATATTCAGAATATAGGGAAACGCCTGCGCCGCTTGCGCAAGGCCAAGGGCCTGACCATGCGGGAATTAAGCGGCATGGTCGGCTGCTCGGAAAGTCTGCTTTCCAAAATTGAAACGGATAAGGTAGACCCTTCCCTTAAAACGCTGCACAACATTACCACGGCTCTCGGGGTCTCCATCAGCGCCCTGTTCAGCGAGCCGGAGCCCACAAGGGTCGTCTACAGGAGCAAAGAGCGCCCCCAGCTGCGCATGCCCGCCAAAACGCACGGCGGCGGCGTTGTGCTGGAGAGGATCATCCCCCATACCCCGGACCATATGCTGGAGTGCAACATTCACATTATTGCCCCCGGCGACGGCAGCGATGGCTCCATCGGCCACGAAGGCGAAGAGGTGGGCTATGTGCTGGAAGGGCAGGTGGAGCTGGTGGTTGACGGCGCGAGCTATATGCTTTCGCCCGGCGATGCGTTTGCGTTCCGCTCCGAGCTGCCGCACAGCTATATGAACAAAGGGACAGTCACTGCCCGCATTCTCTGGACAAATACGCCCCCGACCTTCTGA
- a CDS encoding DUF1989 domain-containing protein has translation MPSQLIEVPAYHGKAVRLKKGQKLKIINTHGSQVVDFWVFNAEDMHEFMSMEHARVYLMQIMPKVGDDLVTNKRRPIVRLVEDTTPGLHDMLFAACDVYRYQLQGYAGYHRNCTDNFHEALAELGLQAPELPQPINLFMNVPIVDGYKMVVEPPVSRPGQYVTFAAALDAVAVMTSCSQDMVPVNGAGCTPQPVHFVVED, from the coding sequence ATGCCGTCACAGCTTATTGAAGTTCCGGCGTATCACGGCAAGGCCGTCCGCCTGAAAAAAGGTCAGAAGCTCAAAATCATTAACACCCACGGCAGCCAGGTAGTGGACTTCTGGGTGTTCAATGCCGAAGACATGCACGAATTCATGTCGATGGAGCATGCCCGCGTTTATCTCATGCAGATCATGCCCAAGGTGGGGGACGACCTGGTGACCAACAAGCGCCGCCCCATCGTCCGGCTGGTGGAGGACACCACGCCCGGCCTGCACGACATGCTTTTTGCAGCCTGCGACGTATACCGCTACCAGCTCCAGGGGTACGCGGGCTACCACCGCAACTGCACGGACAATTTTCATGAGGCCCTGGCGGAACTGGGCCTGCAAGCGCCGGAGCTGCCCCAGCCCATCAACCTTTTTATGAACGTCCCCATCGTGGACGGATACAAAATGGTTGTGGAGCCGCCCGTGAGCAGGCCCGGACAATACGTGACCTTTGCCGCGGCCCTGGACGCCGTGGCGGTAATGACCTCCTGCTCGCAGGATATGGTCCCGGTCAACGGCGCGGGCTGCACGCCGCAACCTGTGCATTTTGTTGTGGAGGACTGA
- a CDS encoding M20 family metallopeptidase: MATRTEAGCTAPPPDVLRLTQTLVACNTMPENGNEAACLEAAAHTLRAAGFLVTLDRFDATHANLYARLLDAPESPGLCLAGHIDTVTARAAGWRTPPLQADERQGRLYGRGSCDMKGGVAALLCAAAAMRPRLRPGQDLRVHLYGGEEVGCLGSRHMAERRPEELAGVGAAIVAEPTALLPSVGHRGALWLRVTASGNAAHASMPQLGDNALTRLLPVAARIQAYDAGRWRHPQMGPATLTLTTLHAGSGCNMVPDAAGLTVDIRTVPGQDQDAVLADIRDLAGEACRVEVLTRVPSLWTPPDLPWVRRVARLAHGAAGQTPAPVTSQFFTDGASLRLAKPELPIIILGPGEQGVAHQTNEWCAVPQLCRAVDVYMAILADWYGV; this comes from the coding sequence GTGGCCACACGAACCGAGGCAGGCTGCACCGCCCCCCCGCCGGACGTCTTGCGGCTGACGCAGACGCTGGTGGCCTGCAACACCATGCCGGAAAACGGCAATGAAGCTGCCTGCCTGGAGGCCGCGGCCCACACGCTGCGCGCGGCGGGTTTTCTGGTGACGCTGGACAGGTTCGACGCAACCCACGCCAACCTCTACGCCCGGCTTCTGGACGCGCCGGAGTCTCCCGGGCTGTGCCTTGCCGGGCATATTGACACGGTAACCGCACGCGCTGCCGGCTGGCGCACGCCGCCCCTGCAGGCGGACGAACGGCAAGGCAGGCTCTACGGACGCGGCAGCTGCGACATGAAGGGCGGCGTGGCGGCCCTGCTTTGCGCGGCGGCGGCCATGCGGCCCCGCCTGCGGCCGGGGCAAGACCTGCGCGTGCACCTCTACGGCGGCGAAGAGGTCGGCTGCCTGGGCTCGCGGCATATGGCCGAACGCCGCCCGGAAGAACTGGCCGGCGTGGGGGCGGCCATAGTGGCGGAGCCCACGGCCCTGCTCCCCAGCGTCGGGCACAGAGGGGCCTTATGGCTGCGGGTCACGGCCAGCGGCAATGCGGCCCATGCCTCCATGCCCCAGCTCGGCGACAACGCCCTGACCCGGCTTTTGCCCGTGGCCGCCCGCATTCAGGCCTATGATGCGGGAAGGTGGCGGCACCCCCAGATGGGCCCGGCCACGCTGACGCTGACGACTCTGCACGCCGGTTCCGGCTGCAACATGGTGCCGGACGCCGCCGGGCTTACCGTGGATATCCGTACTGTGCCCGGCCAGGATCAGGACGCTGTCCTGGCGGACATCCGCGATCTGGCCGGCGAAGCCTGCCGGGTGGAGGTGCTGACGCGCGTTCCCTCCCTTTGGACGCCGCCCGACCTGCCGTGGGTGCGGCGGGTCGCCCGGCTGGCCCACGGCGCGGCGGGGCAGACGCCCGCCCCCGTGACGTCGCAATTCTTCACAGACGGGGCTTCCCTGCGCCTGGCCAAGCCGGAGCTGCCCATCATTATCCTGGGCCCCGGCGAACAAGGCGTCGCCCACCAGACCAACGAATGGTGCGCGGTGCCGCAGCTCTGTCGTGCAGTGGACGTGTATATGGCCATCCTGGCCGACTGGTATGGGGTGTAA
- a CDS encoding nitrilase-related carbon-nitrogen hydrolase: MSHAADAVKFPSYRVAAVQMAPEIGAKEANIKKSLLKIQEAAAAGAVLIVLPELCNSGYVFNSREEAFALSESVPDGPTVTAWADAAQRLGVHVAAGICERAGACLYNAAVLVGPEGYIGTFRKVHLWGEGKMPLTSSAPIVAARSATSLLSGRASLWGRRAGRWPDRPPAAQKKSFMRR, from the coding sequence ATGTCGCATGCCGCCGATGCCGTGAAATTTCCTTCCTACAGGGTCGCAGCCGTGCAGATGGCGCCGGAAATCGGCGCTAAGGAAGCGAACATAAAAAAATCACTGCTAAAAATTCAAGAAGCCGCCGCAGCCGGGGCCGTGCTGATAGTCCTGCCGGAGCTGTGCAACAGCGGCTATGTCTTCAACAGCCGCGAGGAGGCCTTTGCCCTCTCTGAGAGCGTCCCGGACGGCCCCACGGTGACCGCCTGGGCGGACGCGGCGCAACGGCTGGGCGTGCATGTGGCCGCCGGCATCTGCGAACGGGCAGGGGCATGCCTGTACAACGCGGCCGTGCTGGTGGGGCCCGAAGGATACATCGGCACGTTTCGCAAGGTCCATCTGTGGGGCGAGGGGAAAATGCCCTTAACATCATCTGCGCCGATCGTTGCGGCACGGAGCGCAACCAGCCTTTTATCGGGCAGAGCCTCATTGTGGGGCCGCAGGGCTGGCCGCTGGCCGGACCGGCCTCCGGCAGCGCAGAAGAAATCCTTTATGCGGCGGTGA